ataagacgaaaatgtcgTACAAAAGTGAGTTCATAAGTGGAATGTCAAGGAAACGGTACTGACCGTATTGTTGTGTGTAAATGTtgcaatatattatttatttctagGCGACAAAAGTAATTTAATTTACTGGATGAACCATTACTAATTGTATACGactatacaaaaatatatttataaaagcgAATCAGGCTATAGGAACTTTTTTTTATCAAGGGGTTAATAAAGTTATGCTTTTCTGGTAATCTACATTCAGTTGCATTCCACTGTAGTGAAAACAGTGGAACAGAGTGTTAACAAAGCATTCATGTACTTACGTTCATCCGACATATTCGTCTTACTTTTAGCCGCAGAACAGTCTTTGCAAGAAAACCTGTGGGACACCCTATGGCTACTTCAATCTCCTGTCGTATACCTAAACCGTCTCGCGTCACGGTTACAATAAGGGAAAGGCACGATGAACCATGTTACGTGAAAATAGCGTCCCGGAGGAAGTATCGTCTCGGGGTGCACAATTGTTTATCTATATTTCTATCCTGTGAGAGCCGCGGTGTAGGGGTTGACGTTCCCGTTGGAGGGGCCGTCATCTTGTTCGCGACTTAACGGGAGAGCGTCTAGGGATCAGGGGTTCCAGAGAAAGTTCCGGAGGCGTTCTTGCGCGTACACAATCGGCGAGAATCACCCTCGAACTCGACGAGTCGATCACAGTTCGTCCGCTGTCCCGCGACTTTGCGATTTACTCGCGCGAGGAAGGGATAGTCGCCTGGCTTCATATATAAATCGCCTCGGAGCCCTTGTTGCTTTGGTGAGCGCCGCCGGCGCTGTACGCGTTAGGGGAGGCCATGCACTCGGACCAGTCGCTGTTCGAGTGAGGCGAGCTGGATGACCAGTGGCCAGGACTGTCTGGCGACGGGGTCGGGAAGCTCTCTGGCGCCTGCATCAGGTGCTGGGGCGTCACGTCAGGTCCTGAATGATGAGACGGCGGCGTCAAGTACTGGTAGTACTGTTGCgtctgttgttgctgctgttgctgttgctgctgctgctgcgtgctttgttgttgttgctgctgctgctgttgaatCTGCTGTTGCGTTTGCTGtatctgctgctgctgttgctgctgctgttgctgactCGAGGAATAGGGAAGGTTTTCGAAGTCGAACCCCACGGTAGGCATGCCCCCGTGCTTCTGATGCGTTGCCTGTCGCATGGCGGCGATGTGGGTCGGCGAGGTTGGCAAAGATGGTCGACTTTTCGCCGGCGAGGGCGAGCCCATGTAGCTAGCCTGCGGCGAGAGCGTCATGTTCGATTGTACAGAGTGCGGCGGTGATTGATTGCTGTAAGGCGGCGAAAGTGTGTTCACCATGCCCTGTCCCTGTCGTTGATGAGGCGCTAGCAGCTGGTCGTGAAAATTAGGCAACCCGTAGTTGGTCGTGAACGTGTCCAGCCCGAGTTGTTGAAGGCCCTGCATGGACTGGCCCTTTATGCAATCCTCGTACGGGGGTGGCTGCTTCGCCGTGGCCGTGTGACCCACCAGTGGCAGTGCGTTGCTGTACAGACTCGCGCTGTCGTACGGGCTGGGCAAGTTTCCCTCCGCGCCCTCTGCTCCTTGAGGGATCTCTTGGTTTGGGGGCTGAGCACCTCGTTTCGCCGGTGGCTTTTTTACTGACGGCTTTCGCCTCACCACCACCACGCCGCCTTCCGACTCTGGGCTGTTTGGGTTTCCCGCCGCGACGGCTTTCGGTCGTTTCTTCGACTTCCCTTGCTTCGGCGCTGAACCGATCACCGTAGGGTGTGTGATCAGCTGAGGGTGATTTGGGGATCCTGTAACGAGAAACGAATCAAGATTAATACCACCGAATAGCTGAGAATTCGCTTAGTGACTAGAAATGGGGTTCAAACCATCTCAAGATACCCTGAGTCAAGGAGCGAAACTCGAGGAGTCTTGAAACGGTTTGCAAAACAAATTCTTATGCTTATCACGATACCAACAAGTGTGGAGACTTTCGAAACTTATTTTAGTCTCAAGATAGTCCTAAAGTGGCTCAGAGCTCCACGTTCTTGACTTGCTTCAAAATTTGCAAGCAAGAGTATTGTATTGAAGATCTATTGCTATCAATTACACGTGTACCATAGAGAGATGGTTTGATGGCTAGtcacgctgattggccgtagtGTAATAGCCTATCCTCATAGATATTGTCATTACTGGCAGAGTCTTAAGAGACTTACACCCCTTGCCTTTGTGCTGTTCagtttgtaggtgcctagccatcaagtcgtcTCTCTATAGTACATTAACCCTCGAATAACGCACGGCTATGGTTGGGTCGTGtcatccaaactaataatctttGGTATCAATTCTTCTTCAAAGTTATGTTTTGCGGATTAATTCTGGACTAATCTAAAGTCAACAATATACTTTATTTTCGTATTGACATGCACCAGTTTATGCACACCCATCAAACGTGTACAAGAAAATAAAGAATCTCCTTTACGATACGCTAAACGCAGCTAGAAAATgcatttctttttctctttttatcGCTCCAGCTTAGATGTCAACTGACCTATCACGTGCCGCTCGGCGAAGTCAGACTTCCCACGCCCAGCTCCGGACAGACCCACCCTCAGCCGTGCGAGTGTTAACACCGGGGTACGAAGACGCTTACCCATGAGCGGACCGTTCGGTATGACGGTCACCATCTGCGGGGATCTCGGCACGTGTTCGTCGAGCAATCTCACGATGTCGTGGTGCAATCTCTCGCTGGCCACGTCTCTGGGTAACCGATCCATGTGATCGGTGATCTCTCTGTTGGCGAAAGTGTCGAGCAGCGCTTTACAGGCCTCGAAGCTGCCTTCTCTGGCTGCGAGGAACAACGGAGTCTCGTCCTTGTCGTCCTGGGCGTCTCTGTTCGCGCCGTGGACGAGCAATATGTTGACGGCGTCGACGTTGTTCACCGCCGCTGCCCAATGCAGAGCGGTCTTCCCACTATTGTCGGCTGCATTGATGTCCGCGTCCGCGTTGATGAGATCCTCCACCATTCCTTCGGTGGCGAGACGCGCGGCCAGGATCAGCGGTGTAGTGCCGTCGTGCATGCGTCCATTGAGATTCGTCGCTCTGTTCCGTaacagtatctgaaaaacgcccaTTGCGTCTGCCGCGACGGCAGAGTGCAGAGGGGTTCTGCCAGTGTTGTCCTGAGAGTTGGcgtccgctccggcgtcaaggaGTCTCTTGGCCGCGTCGGATCTCGCGTAACGAGCCGCCAAATGTAAAGACGTCTCGCCACTCTTGTCGGTCGTGGCGTTTAGGTCGGCGCCCTGGGCGACCAAGTCGGCGATCATCGCTGCTGAACCGTCGCTCTCGTCCTCCTCCTCTCCAGTGTCCAATCCTCCACCACGCACAGCGGCCACCATCAATGGCGTCATCCCACAGGGACCTCTGGCGTCCACGTCCTGACCATGTTCCAAACTAGGCGGCGTTAATACTCCTGCATCCGGTCTGCGGATGTCAGCGGCGTCCAGGTGTTGTTGCGTCCACATTCGCGGCTCCGTCTCCTCGTAATCCGTGATGGCGGTGTGGTCGCTGGCGTATCCAGGCTCTATAGCTCTCATCCTCTTTGACGGTGGGAGATCGGACTCGTCGTCGGACCATTGTTGTGCGCGACCGTTCCCCACGTCCAGGTCCATGCAATTCACCGACGGTTGCTTGTTCAGGTTCCTCATTTCCTGGCCATCCGGGCCCCGTCTGCGCGATCTGCGACGCTGACCACTGCCGCTACTCGTGCGCAGAAAACCCTCGGGGAACCAGGTCACACCCACTGCGCGTTTCCGTTGTGCCGTGACCAGAACGCCTACCAACATCCCTCCGAGTACCACGATTACCACTCCGATGAAGACGTACTTGTAGTTCGTTGGAGTGTCCGGGTACTCGGGCCCCTGGGGCCCCACGACTCCTCGTACTTGCTCGATGGGGAAGTTTGGTGAGAGGGAATGCTTGGATGCGGTGGCTGCTAGATACTCTGCCGCCTCGTTCGCCGATGGGAAGCACACGGCTCCTTGTGTGACGGTACATTTTCTGTTGTCGATTTCCAAATAGGCGATCACGCCACTCTCGCTGTTCGTGTAGATGGTGGTTGGACGACCGAAGAAGTTCGTTTGCAAGCTGGGTTCGCCTTCTCTTTTCCAGGGGTATATCATGTCGTTGCCCAGCTCGTTTTGTTTCACTCTCAACGTGGTTCGTAGCTCGTGGCCGATGTCCCTGAGGAAAGCCACTACGTTTGAACGGAACGTCTGCATATCCATCCTCACGACCACGGAGATCACTCCTTCCGCCAACGACGGCGGTTCTGTGTCGCAGTCGAGTCCGTCCCAGTTGCACTCTTCGTTGTTGCAGCCATAGTCACAGTGTCCGTTGGCGTAATGCTTGCGACAGTAGGCGTCGTAGATAGGGCTATAAACATAACAGATATTAAAAGTGACCTCATCGAATCGCGAATTACTTTTCAAGAGGGTACTCCGGTCTACAACTTTGGAAAAGCTGATGTCTTAACATTTTCTTTGAGCTGTGAAACTTATTTCAACGATGCTTATGTGTAGATATACAAAATAGTAACTAGAGTATAACTATAATCAATCTTTTTGTTTTCAAACTTTACTACATTTTCAGTCATTTTGAAAAACACTTGCTCCAATGCTTATACTGGGATTGTGAATTCTAAAGATTATGATTTGCTTCTGCAACATATTTCTACATACATATACAccttcaaattttatttcaatcccAACCTCAAGTATATGAATCGAAATCCAAATAGATTCTTGTCCAAAGTTCTAGACCAGATACTTATAATCAATTCTTGTAAGGTTACATACTTGCAAGGTGCTAGCTTTCTCTCGCAATCCCTTCCATCGAAGAGACACTGGGCATTGTTGCATACATCGTCGCAAACGTCGTTCATGAACACGTCCCAGCAGTTGATGGGGGCCGTACAATTGCGCCACGGGTTGATTCCAAGCGAGCAGTCGTTTCCGTCGAAGTTACAGGCGTACCTGTTGCACTCCTCGTCGCAGTGATGATTTCCAGACTTCTCCTCGCATCTGTTCTCGATGCACTTCTTCCTCTCGAGTTCCAAATCCAGGTCGTACGCGTTCATAATCTTCGGGACATTCGAGTTCGCCCTGCCGAAGACGCCACCTCCGTAATTCGGATCGTAAATCTCGCAGTTCTTGCCCGTCCATTTTGGCGGACAGTCACAGGCATAATCGCCAAGGAGGTTCTTGCAAACTGCATTGGACTGCTGGCAAGGATTGCTCGCGCACTCGTCTCTAGCGTCTATTTCGCAGTGCGTTCCGGTGGTTCCCGGAGGACAGTAACACCTGTATCCAACTTCCGTTTCAGCCACTCGACAAGTGCCTCCGTTCAAGCAGGGTTCCCGATCGCAATAAGAACCAGCGAACTCGCAGTTGCTTCCATAATAGTCGCTAGGACAGAGACAGGTGTGTCCAGCTTGCTTGGCCGTGCAGACTCCGCCGTTTTGACATGGCGAGCTGTCGCAGAAGTTCACTTTGACCTCGCAGTGGCGTCCCATGTAGCCTGGCttgcagttgcagtggtagttgtTGACCAGCTGCACGCAATCCTGAGTACCCGGCGAGGTGCACGGGTTCGACAGGCACTCGTTGATGTCTCCCTCGCATCTGGGTCCCACGAACCCGGGTGGACACCTGCACTCGAACCCACCCACCTTGTCCGTGCACGTTCCATTGTTGTGGCAAGTCCCAATGGCGCAGTCGTCAACATTTAGTTCGCAGATGAAGCCTAAAGTTCCCGGCGGACACGAGCAGCTGAAGTTGCTGATCAGGTCGTGACAAGTACCTCCATTCTGACAGGGATTGGGCCTGCAGTCGTCCACGTTGAGCTCGCAGTTCTGACCCTGGAAGCCTTTTGTGCACTGGCACTGGTACGAGCCGACCAGATCCTTGCATGCAGCGCCATTTTGACACGGGGCGGAATCACATTCGTTGACCTCCTCTTGACAATACGATCCCGTGTACCCCTCGAGACAATGACAGCGATGGCTGTTGCCAATATCCTCGCAGGTCCCGTTGTTGCACAGGTTCTTCTCAGGCACTCCCTTTCTGATGGCCGCGTCCTTGCACGAGACCATCTCCACGTCACAGACCTTCCCAGTCCATCCGGGTGAGCAGTTGCAGTGATACTTGTTTTTGTGTTGGACACAAGTAGCTTGGTTCTCACAGGGATTGTCCACGCACCAATCCACGTACTGGTCGCATCTCGTCCCGGTGTATCCGTAAGGACAGTGACAAGTGAAATACTGAACGTGATCGTGGCACGTGGCGCCGTTCAGGCAAGGTGAACTGTCGCACTCGTTGATACGGTACTGACAGTTCGACCCGGTGTAACCCGGTTCGCAGACGCAGGTGTAGTTGTTGATGCCGTCGATGCACTTGCCTCCATTCATACAACTGCTGTCCGTGCAATCTTCGTCGTTGGTCTGACAATTTATCCCGGAGAATCCTAGCTGGCACTGGCACGTGTAGGAGTTTACGTACTCTTTGCAGACGGCGCCGTTCTGGCAGGGCTGTGACAGACACTCGTCCACGTCGATCTCGCAGTGTTTGCCGCTGAAACCGTCCACGCAGAGACAAGTGTAGTCACCGATTCCGTCCAGGCACGTACCTCCATTTTGACAGGGAACTGTAGGGAATACGATTGTGGTCAATAAATTGAAGAATTGCGTTGATATATTGTTCAAATTGCGGTGTTAGGTACTCACAGGAAGCACAGTCGTCGGTGTTGATGATGCAGTCCCGACCTTCGTAGCCCTTGGCGCAGACACATTGGTAGGAGCCGTTGGTGTTCCTACAGGTAGCGCCGTTTCTGCACGGAGACGTCATCACGCACTCGTCGACGTCCTCGTCGCAGAGCCTGCCGGTGTAGCCTACCGTGCAGGTGCAGGCGAAGTCCAGGAAGTTGGACGACGGTGAACACTTGGCGCCATGGAGACATCTGTAACAGTAATAACAAAGGTCCATTCAACTTCTTCATCGATGCTGGATTAAACTGGTAGTCATGAGGCGATTTCACGTGGCTGAAACTTGGATTATAATCCTCAGCGATAAGTCAACGTTACAGGATAATTCAAGGTTTCTAGATTCTACAGTGTGCACTAGCGTTTGCGTAGGAACGATATACTTGAAGAGCAAAATTTCTTTCCCCAAACGTAGTCAGTGGAATGGAAAGTTTGTTGATACAACTCATCGGTACTAATATTCCCAAGTCGTTCACAGTATCAACAAACTTTCCATTCCATCGACTACATTTGTGAACGGTCAGGTGAATTATTCGCGCAATTCGAGAACCGTACTTGTTAGGGGAGCAAGGATCGAGCTTGTCCTCGCAGTTCCGTCCCGTGTACGGCAGCTCGCAGACGCATTTGTAGTCGTTGACGAGGTCGATGCACGAGCCGCCGTTCTGGCATGGATTGTTCGCGCAATCGTCGATGTTGGTCTCGCAGTTGGTGCCTGCGTAACCGGGCACACACTTGCAGCTGTAGCCGTTCAGGTGGTCGTTGCATGTGCCGCCGTGTTGGCAAGGATTCGAGCCGCACTCGTCAATGTCGGCCTCGCATCTCTTGCCACCGTACCCCGGCAAGCAATGACAGATGAACTGGTTGACACCGTCCTCGCAGGTGCCACCGTTCACGCAAGGATTGCTAGCGCACTCGTCCACGTCGCTCAGACATCTAGCGTCGTAGTAGCCGCGAGGGCACTCGCATCGGAAGCTGTTTATCAGATCTATGCACCGACCACCGTTTGCACAAGGATTGCTAGCGCACTCGTTTATGTCCGTCTCGCAGTGCTGCCCCGTGAAACCTGCCTCGCACTCGCACGAATACCTGGAAGAAGAGACATCGTATCCACTGAGGATGGAAGAAATGATAACGTTAGAGCGGGCCAAGATTTTGCCAGATTAAGGGGTTCATGCGAGGGACACGTCGGTTTTATCGTTCTTTCGCTCGGACTAGAATCCGTCTCTCGGACCTCGGACAATGAAATTTTCGGGGGTAGGGGTATGCGATCGGAAGATCAAttttgccagattctgagcgTGTTCGTAATGAAGCAATTCATCCGAAAGAATTTCGTCTCTTTGTTCTTCCTCGAATgatttttttctactttgtttCGTTGTTGTTCGTGTCAAACCGCTTAAATGGGGAGGGAGGTATTGGACGAAATTTGTACTGTTACGAGGGAGACAAAATCGAATACTTTATTTCTTGACACTTTACCGACCGGTATCGATAATTAAATctagtaatattttttattttcatgacaGCCGGCTAGTAAGTTACCGGTCGGTAAAATGTTAAGCGATAAAAAGCCGATTAATAGGCTATCGGTCGGTAAAGTGTTTTTGATATAAAAAAACTCTTCTTTTATCTTCGGAGCAGTGCAAATTTCTTTCGAAAGCAATCTTCAATAATCGACCTGGAAATATTCTCACTCGTCCATCCCCATTTAAATGCTTCATCTACATTACCGTCCAAGCCTTCCGGGCTCGTTGTATTGAATTTTATAGCAGTCCACAAATTTTCAGTTGTCACAGTTACTCTTCCTCgcattcgtacactataatggtgatttATTGACAATCAAACACATTATAATAGCAGTTTCTGATAGTCATTACACTTATTGAACCTTCAAAAATTTATTCCTATCAAGTTAATGTTGTATTTGATGTTACCTACAGTTAATATAAATGCAAGATTCTCGTTGTAAGAGAACTAGGTGTATACCCAGTgggtaaataaatttgaaatactTGTGGACCGTTAAAGATTAAGACTGAAAAGCGTATGGACAGCAGCGTAGACAGACGTACGTATCAGCAGTGAATTTTCAAACCGCTCCAAGCGATTTTCACAGTGGAACGACGTGCTCGTGTTCCAATTTCCAAGGACCTTTCGCAGGCACCTGATCGCCAAGCGATCGTCGACTCACCTGTTGATACCGTCGATGCATCTCGCTCCGTTCCTGCACGGATTGCTATAGCACTCGTTCACGTTCACCTCACAGTTCGTGCCGGACGTGCCAGGCCTACAGATGCACTGATAACCGTTTATGCGGTCCTCGCATCTACCGCCGAATTGGCACGGATTGCTCTCGCACTCGTCGATCTGAATTTGACAGAGCTTCCCGGTGAATCCCGCGTAGCAGTTGCAACTGAAACTGTTCTCGCCGTCGATGCAGGTGCCGCTGTGGCAGGGGTTCGATTGGCAGTCGTTGATGTTCGTCTCGCAGGAGGCGCCGGTGAATCCTGGAGGACAATCGCAGGTGTATTTCGCTATGGAGTCCTGGCAGATGCCGCCATTTTTGCAAGGCGACGACACGCAGTCGTCTatgttgatctggcagtgagctCCAGCGAAACCGTTCGCGCACGTGCACTTGAAGGAGTTTATCAGGTCGGTGCACACGCCTCCATTGAGGCAGGGCTTCGCGGCGCACTCGTCTATGTCGATCTCGCACTGGGTACCCGTGAAACCTGCAAAacaatttcgaaattattattattatttgggtGACAATATTTCACGCTATGGAAAtggaaaaattcattttcaagacGAGATACTGGGGGGACTTAATTTGAATAGGATTtgtcatttttaagaaaaataagtagtgaaataaattttaagttatatgatttgtaattatttaaaatcagACGTCTAAATATTTAAACTATTATTTCGAATAGTatggtattttattttattattattttcatgcTATGATCACTGCTGAAATAACATTGCtcataatattatttaaaatgtatgttattttattttaatattattttcatgCTGTTGAAATACTTTTCACACTTTTGAAatggtttaaaattaaaatttttggcttacagaatattatacgcttttgatctggcagtgtcaATAAGCACGATACGAGACAAATTTAGTGGACCTCTCGGTGCATCCTCACAGATCTTCAAGAAATTTGAATATATCATAATACAAATTGATTTTGATTCTATGGCTGGAAGGTTGACGAAGAATAAGattgaatttaaatatcagtGCAGATAAAAAGAAGCAAAATGTCTTGAATGTAGACTTCGATCGATCCGAATTTTGCACTCGTCCTTTCAATCCCTTTGCACCGAAATTTCCAGCTCGAAACATTTATCGGGTGTAATAAGCACGTGCAGAAGCAGCAATTGCACACACGCATCAAACTGTCGCCGATTAATGTAACCGAGACCGGAATTGGTATCTGGTACTCGGCCATTTTCTTTCAGAACCAGGTGCATTACTCGAACTGGGAATAATTTGCAAGGTCTTTTTCGAAGGTATAACTTCTGGTAACGGCCGCGCACAATTATCGAAGGGGTTAAGACGCATCGAACAAAAAGCTACGATCAATTGAACCAGTTCAAAGCTTTAACGGTACACCGGACCACCTGACCCCTTGCCGCTTTAATTATCGTCGCGATTAAGAAACCTGCTTCTTTTCGCGAATCACTTTTCGTTAATCAATATCGGTTAAAACTGTTTTCGAATGTGATATTTTATATATGGATCATTTCAACGATTATCATGCTAGTTAAAAAATGTTAGCATCTATTTtaagtttatttattttcaaatatataTCATTTTtggattaaatataaataagagTTGAAAATAAGCTTGAAAGACTAAATACCTCTGATTTATAAAGAAAGTTTCACATTTAGAGCAAAGATGTAAATGGGTTAATACTGTCAACTAGGACGAGTTGGAATTCGAATTAGGTGAtctgagtttttttttttaaaattgttttaccaTCGAGATTTGGTACAGTGTAATCTGATGTTTAATACGTTGATTTGTAGAGTTTCTTTCTTTTAAGTAAAAATGACAAATATTCGTTGGAAGGAATGGAGTCGTCACCGTGGCGACTGCCAACAATTAGCCTTAATTTGACGCGCGCAGGAGCAGAACGAAACTGGTCCAGATGGACCAGGAGACTACTGCTAATTGCATCTTTGATCGATCGGTTCCTTGCACTTTTTtccattcgcgttcttctccgACTACTTCGCATAGTGATCCGCAGACAGCGATAATCGCGGCAATTACCGGGAGTAATTAGAGCCTGCGGATGACTATCACCTGAAGAAAGTGCCAGGTGGGCTCGATCGCCGATCAATGTCTCGCAAAAAGAACGTTACTCATACTCGAGGCGTTTTGGGTGAGAAGATCGACTTATTGGAAACGATTTCTGTTCTTTGGACAAATCGTGGGTGGTCTTTTTTGCACAGCTGTTCTCTGATACAATCAAAGATCAGTTCAATTCTTTTACAAAGATAAATTGCATCGTTACTCTCAACAGAGTCAGGGCTAATCATTACCATTTGGCTTCTTCTTTAGCTAGCATTGGAATTGTTAAAAATCTTAAATGCAAATAAGCTAACGATTTTGAAGAATTAAATTACATTTTGTAGCAAAGAATTCAATTAAATTAGGTTTCCAATTGCCAAATAGCATCGATCTTGTTTACTTAGAAACCCAACACGAAGGCTTGTAAAATTATCTTCTCCTTTTTCAAAGGATATAAATCACAAATTTAACACAATtcacaaaaataaagaaaaccaTTCAACACactattcaaataaaattgtaataaaaacgTACTATTATAAATGCATAGTATTTTCAGTTTAATAACCTCAGAATTACTAACAGAAGGACATACCATAAAAGTAGGATTTGAAATTTCGACCAAGTGGCGCGCTTTTCGAATAAATCGAGGCATCGATGAGCTGCGATCGAGGTCGTTTATCGAGATCGTAATCGACGTTAAAAATCGAACGACACATCCATTGACAAACGAAACGATAACGACTATTTTAGCGAGCAAAAGGAACCGGTTGCTCGTTAAGGTACTTCTCGAATTGTACCGTTTCTCCACGACTTACACGAGATTTCTCAGGGTTCGGTAGCTTGGTCCCCGGATGCGTCCTGCGGATGTTCTGCAGGGTTCTTGCACCAGGTGGTCTTAATGACTGCGAGCTTCCCCGTTTCTGTCAGTCTCGTGCAGATAATACAAGCACATTCGTACACGGAATCGCGTCACGTCGGCATCGCCGTAATTTTCACGGAAGATAGGAAAGAGGCGGCGGAAGAGGAGCCCGAGCGACGCTCCAGGTGGTCTAATTAAATTACGGCAATCTCCCACCGAAATAAATTCCATTAATTACGATCGATTTAAATTATTCATTCACGCGGCTTGAATCCGACGTATTCAAGATTTATTTTCTCCCCCCTTAAAAACTCTTTTCTAAGTCGAAGTTTCCAGAAATTAAATTACTGTAATTATACAAACATTTAACCCTTTACActccgaattatatttcaattttgttaccaGCACCTTCTAACGCTTGTAagtgttttatttgaaatttacgtTAAATAAGACTAAACAAACAAATTCAATGAAATATCTGTTTCATTTACACTACtgttgtattttgtaattttcaagtgtACGATATCTCTTTCGACTTGAAAAGGAGCTCCTGAGATAAAAATTGATGTCGAGTCACGCTCAATATTTCATTTGTCAAATTGAAAGGAAAAAGCAAAATGTAGACCAAGTATACCAACCAGGGTGAAA
This genomic window from Colletes latitarsis isolate SP2378_abdomen chromosome 8, iyColLati1, whole genome shotgun sequence contains:
- the N gene encoding neurogenic locus Notch protein isoform X3, whose translation is MYLTRVFLLLLLAASLRCMCTSGYTGQNCENAYIPCDPSPCKNGGTCRQMSNLEYECKCPEGFRGEQCEENIDDCPGNLCQNGATCMDRVNEYSCLCPPSYTGTQCELDVDECSVRPSLCHNGATCTNSPGSYSCICVNGWTGPDCSVNIDDCAGAACFNGATCIDRVGSFYCQCTYGKTGLLCHLDDACTSNPCHEGAICDTSPINGSFTCSCATGYKGVDCSEDIDECEQGSPCEHDGICVNTPGSFACNCTQGFTGPRCETNVNECESHPCQNDGSCLDDPGTFRCVCMPGFTGTQCEIDIDECAAKPCLNGGVCTDLINSFKCTCANGFAGAHCQINIDDCVSSPCKNGGICQDSIAKYTCDCPPGFTGASCETNINDCQSNPCHSGTCIDGENSFSCNCYAGFTGKLCQIQIDECESNPCQFGGRCEDRINGYQCICRPGTSGTNCEVNVNECYSNPCRNGARCIDGINRYSCECEAGFTGQHCETDINECASNPCANGGRCIDLINSFRCECPRGYYDARCLSDVDECASNPCVNGGTCEDGVNQFICHCLPGYGGKRCEADIDECGSNPCQHGGTCNDHLNGYSCKCVPGYAGTNCETNIDDCANNPCQNGGSCIDLVNDYKCVCELPYTGRNCEDKLDPCSPNKCLHGAKCSPSSNFLDFACTCTVGYTGRLCDEDVDECVMTSPCRNGATCRNTNGSYQCVCAKGYEGRDCIINTDDCASFPCQNGGTCLDGIGDYTCLCVDGFSGKHCEIDVDECLSQPCQNGAVCKEYVNSYTCQCQLGFSGINCQTNDEDCTDSSCMNGGKCIDGINNYTCVCEPGYTGSNCQYRINECDSSPCLNGATCHDHVQYFTCHCPYGYTGTRCDQYVDWCVDNPCENQATCVQHKNKYHCNCSPGWTGKVCDVEMVSCKDAAIRKGVPEKNLCNNGTCEDIGNSHRCHCLEGYTGSYCQEEVNECDSAPCQNGAACKDLVGSYQCQCTKGFQGQNCELNVDDCRPNPCQNGGTCHDLISNFSCSCPPGTLGFICELNVDDCAIGTCHNNGTCTDKVGGFECRCPPGFVGPRCEGDINECLSNPCTSPGTQDCVQLVNNYHCNCKPGYMGRHCEVKVNFCDSSPCQNGGVCTAKQAGHTCLCPSDYYGSNCEFAGSYCDREPCLNGGTCRVAETEVGYRCYCPPGTTGTHCEIDARDECASNPCQQSNAVCKNLLGDYACDCPPKWTGKNCEIYDPNYGGGVFGRANSNVPKIMNAYDLDLELERKKCIENRCEEKSGNHHCDEECNRYACNFDGNDCSLGINPWRNCTAPINCWDVFMNDVCDDVCNNAQCLFDGRDCERKLAPCNPIYDAYCRKHYANGHCDYGCNNEECNWDGLDCDTEPPSLAEGVISVVVRMDMQTFRSNVVAFLRDIGHELRTTLRVKQNELGNDMIYPWKREGEPSLQTNFFGRPTTIYTNSESGVIAYLEIDNRKCTVTQGAVCFPSANEAAEYLAATASKHSLSPNFPIEQVRGVVGPQGPEYPDTPTNYKYVFIGVVIVVLGGMLVGVLVTAQRKRAVGVTWFPEGFLRTSSGSGQRRRSRRRGPDGQEMRNLNKQPSVNCMDLDVGNGRAQQWSDDESDLPPSKRMRAIEPGYASDHTAITDYEETEPRMWTQQHLDAADIRRPDAGVLTPPSLEHGQDVDARGPCGMTPLMVAAVRGGGLDTGEEEDESDGSAAMIADLVAQGADLNATTDKSGETSLHLAARYARSDAAKRLLDAGADANSQDNTGRTPLHSAVAADAMGVFQILLRNRATNLNGRMHDGTTPLILAARLATEGMVEDLINADADINAADNSGKTALHWAAAVNNVDAVNILLVHGANRDAQDDKDETPLFLAAREGSFEACKALLDTFANREITDHMDRLPRDVASERLHHDIVRLLDEHVPRSPQMVTVIPNGPLMGKRLRTPVLTLARLRVGLSGAGRGKSDFAERHVIGSPNHPQLITHPTVIGSAPKQGKSKKRPKAVAAGNPNSPESEGGVVVVRRKPSVKKPPAKRGAQPPNQEIPQGAEGAEGNLPSPYDSASLYSNALPLVGHTATAKQPPPYEDCIKGQSMQGLQQLGLDTFTTNYGLPNFHDQLLAPHQRQGQGMVNTLSPPYSNQSPPHSVQSNMTLSPQASYMGSPSPAKSRPSLPTSPTHIAAMRQATHQKHGGMPTVGFDFENLPYSSSQQQQQQQQQQIQQTQQQIQQQQQQQQQSTQQQQQQQQQQQQTQQYYQYLTPPSHHSGPDVTPQHLMQAPESFPTPSPDSPGHWSSSSPHSNSDWSECMASPNAYSAGGAHQSNKGSEAIYI